Proteins encoded within one genomic window of Methanobacterium sp. Maddingley MBC34:
- a CDS encoding ABC-type antimicrobial peptide transport system, ATPase component, producing MIEEITILGGFDKQENAEPVKKVVIKRGEIFGVVGPTGSGKSSLIGDIEQLSQEDTFSRRKILVNGLEPSYEDRTNPRKKMVAQLSQNMNFLADMTVGDFLSLHAKCRGASSKCVNAVIDLANTLTGEPIKKDHDLTILSGGQSRALMVADVAIISNSPIVLIDEIENAGIRKHDALEALAGHGKIVMVVTHDPVLALMTDKRIVMKNGGMQTVVATSEDEKAISQKLNKIDELMLNLRDKVRNGEIIQDIEMKDMEL from the coding sequence ATGATAGAAGAGATAACCATTTTAGGTGGTTTTGATAAGCAGGAAAATGCTGAACCCGTAAAAAAAGTAGTAATTAAGAGGGGCGAAATATTTGGAGTGGTAGGGCCCACTGGAAGTGGTAAAAGCTCTCTTATTGGTGATATTGAACAACTCTCCCAAGAAGACACTTTCTCCCGGAGAAAAATTCTGGTCAATGGTCTAGAACCCAGCTACGAGGATCGAACCAACCCTCGAAAGAAGATGGTGGCCCAGTTATCTCAAAACATGAATTTCCTGGCAGACATGACGGTGGGAGACTTTTTAAGTTTGCACGCCAAATGCCGTGGAGCCAGCAGTAAATGTGTAAACGCGGTTATTGATCTGGCCAACACACTAACTGGGGAACCCATAAAAAAGGACCATGATCTCACCATATTAAGTGGAGGTCAATCAAGAGCTCTCATGGTTGCAGACGTGGCCATAATCAGCAATTCCCCCATTGTCCTCATTGATGAAATTGAAAATGCAGGAATAAGGAAACACGATGCCCTGGAAGCACTGGCAGGTCATGGTAAGATTGTGATGGTGGTAACCCATGATCCAGTACTGGCCCTGATGACTGATAAAAGAATTGTAATGAAAAATGGTGGAATGCAGACAGTTGTAGCCACCAGTGAAGATGAAAAAGCCATCTCTCAGAAATTAAATAAGATCGATGAGTTAATGCTAAATTTACGTGATAAAGTCCGTAATGGGGAAATTATTCAGGATATTGAAATGAAAGATATGGAATTGTAA
- a CDS encoding 50S ribosomal protein L12P (PFAM: 60s Acidic ribosomal protein~TIGRFAM: 50S ribosomal protein L12P): MEYIYAAMLLHTAGQEVNEESVKKVLVAAGSDADDARVKALIAALEDVDIEEAIEKTAVAAAAPAAAAPAAAEEAEEEAEEEEDEEEAEEEAAAGLGALFG; encoded by the coding sequence ATGGAATACATATACGCAGCAATGTTATTGCACACAGCAGGTCAGGAAGTTAATGAAGAAAGTGTTAAGAAAGTCTTAGTAGCAGCAGGTTCAGATGCAGACGACGCAAGGGTAAAAGCATTAATTGCAGCCCTGGAAGACGTTGACATAGAAGAAGCTATTGAAAAAACCGCTGTAGCAGCCGCAGCCCCTGCAGCCGCAGCCCCCGCTGCAGCTGAAGAAGCTGAAGAAGAAGCTGAAGAAGAGGAAGACGAAGAAGAAGCTGAAGAAGAAGCTGCCGCCGGTCTCGGCGCACTCTTTGGATAA
- a CDS encoding ribosomal protein L11 (PFAM: Ribosomal protein L11, RNA binding domain; Ribosomal protein L11, N-terminal domain), with protein MATETVEILIDGGKATPGPPLGPAIGPLGINMMQVVEQINQKTADFEGMKVPVKIIVDTSSKEFEVTVGTPPTTALIMDELKIEKGSQDPGLDKVADLKIEQALKVARMKFDALLSADYKHATKEVVGTCVSMGITVEGKDPREVQKEISQGVYDEQLVEKA; from the coding sequence ATGGCAACAGAAACCGTTGAAATACTAATAGATGGCGGTAAAGCCACTCCCGGCCCACCATTAGGTCCAGCAATCGGACCCCTAGGTATCAATATGATGCAAGTGGTGGAGCAGATTAACCAGAAAACAGCAGACTTCGAAGGCATGAAAGTACCGGTGAAGATCATAGTGGACACCTCAAGCAAAGAGTTCGAGGTTACAGTAGGAACACCACCAACTACCGCACTGATCATGGATGAGTTGAAGATAGAGAAAGGATCTCAGGATCCTGGACTTGACAAAGTAGCTGATCTAAAAATAGAACAGGCTCTTAAAGTCGCCAGGATGAAGTTCGATGCTCTTCTTTCAGCAGACTACAAACATGCCACCAAAGAAGTTGTGGGTACCTGTGTGAGTATGGGTATCACTGTGGAAGGTAAAGATCCACGGGAAGTGCAAAAAGAAATCAGTCAGGGTGTCTACGACGAACAGTTAGTAGAAAAAGCCTGA
- a CDS encoding hypothetical protein (PFAM: Pyruvate kinase, alpha/beta domain) — protein sequence MEKKIVYFENSGAENTDKVIELVKERKEELGIENIVVASVSGLTSVKVLESMPEAKIVSITHHAGFRGGDELELDAKYTEKLENAGVPVYIGSHSLSGVGRGISNKFGGVTPVEIIAGTLRLFSQGVKVCVEISVMAADAGLIPTDKEVIAIGGTAKGVDTAVVLKPAHMGNFFDLKINEIIAMPRP from the coding sequence ATGGAAAAAAAGATCGTTTACTTCGAAAACTCAGGTGCAGAAAACACAGATAAAGTGATAGAACTGGTTAAAGAAAGAAAAGAAGAACTGGGAATCGAAAACATTGTGGTGGCCTCAGTATCAGGATTAACCAGTGTTAAAGTCTTGGAGAGTATGCCTGAGGCAAAGATAGTTAGCATCACCCACCATGCAGGATTTAGGGGTGGAGATGAGCTGGAATTGGATGCCAAATATACTGAAAAGTTGGAGAATGCAGGTGTACCTGTGTACATAGGATCCCACTCTCTAAGTGGTGTGGGAAGGGGTATAAGTAATAAGTTTGGAGGTGTCACCCCAGTAGAGATAATTGCAGGAACTTTGAGATTATTCTCCCAAGGAGTGAAGGTTTGTGTAGAGATAAGCGTCATGGCAGCCGATGCAGGACTCATACCCACAGATAAAGAAGTTATAGCCATAGGCGGTACTGCTAAAGGAGTAGATACTGCTGTGGTTTTGAAGCCAGCACATATGGGTAACTTCTTTGACCTAAAGATAAATGAAATCATTGCTATGCCCAGACCTTAG
- a CDS encoding phosphosulfolactate synthase (PFAM: (2R)-phospho-3-sulfolactate synthase (ComA)~TIGRFAM: phosphosulfolactate synthase) — protein MNAFDFLTPQRNPKKGTGLTMMLDKGMGPVHVIDLLEISGKYVDLAKFGWGTSAIHNQEMIQEKVEIYHSYGINPYPGGTLFEIAYLQNKFDEFLDEADKLGFGAVEISDGTIEIPPDERDQIISRVKDNGFLVITEVGKKDPAQDHLLTPEKRLTMVNSDLKSGADLVLMEAREGGKGIGLFDDQGAVKEDELKVVSECTDMEKIIWEAPQKNQQAYFILKFGANVNLGNIPPDEITALETMRLGLRGDTLGKVNLG, from the coding sequence ATGAATGCTTTTGATTTTCTAACCCCACAACGCAACCCTAAAAAAGGTACTGGACTTACAATGATGTTAGATAAGGGAATGGGTCCAGTTCACGTGATTGATCTTCTGGAAATCTCAGGAAAATATGTTGATCTGGCTAAATTTGGGTGGGGGACCTCTGCCATCCACAACCAGGAAATGATTCAGGAAAAGGTGGAAATTTACCATTCCTATGGTATTAACCCTTACCCTGGTGGGACCCTCTTTGAAATTGCCTATCTTCAAAATAAATTTGATGAATTCCTGGATGAAGCAGATAAACTGGGATTTGGTGCGGTGGAAATATCCGATGGAACCATTGAAATCCCTCCGGATGAAAGGGATCAGATCATATCCCGTGTAAAGGATAATGGATTTCTGGTGATAACTGAAGTGGGAAAAAAGGATCCTGCACAGGATCATTTACTAACACCTGAAAAACGGCTGACAATGGTTAATAGTGACCTGAAGTCTGGGGCTGACCTGGTTCTAATGGAGGCCAGGGAAGGGGGAAAGGGAATAGGCCTGTTCGATGATCAGGGAGCAGTTAAGGAAGATGAGTTAAAGGTAGTGAGTGAATGTACTGATATGGAGAAGATAATATGGGAGGCTCCCCAGAAAAATCAGCAAGCATATTTCATTCTAAAGTTCGGAGCCAATGTTAATTTAGGTAATATCCCTCCTGATGAAATCACAGCCCTGGAAACCATGCGACTGGGACTAAGAGGAGACACTTTAGGAAAGGTGAATCTGGGATGA
- a CDS encoding ribosomal protein L1 (PFAM: Ribosomal protein L1p/L10e family) translates to MKQEILEAVKKAKEESKPRNFTQSVDVVITIKDLDVKKPENRIDEEVLLPNGRGKDVKIAFIADGELALQAKNAGADLVINKEELEEMGKDRKGAKKIANRQDFFVAQADMMPLVGRFLGPVLGPRKKMPKPVPATIKPEPIMERLKSTVKVRIKDQPVIQALVGTQDMDDELIAANIEAILVVLDQKLEKGRNQVKSMYVKTTMGPVARVI, encoded by the coding sequence GTGAAACAAGAGATCTTAGAAGCGGTGAAGAAGGCTAAGGAGGAATCCAAGCCGAGAAACTTCACACAATCCGTTGATGTTGTTATCACCATCAAGGATTTAGACGTGAAAAAACCTGAAAACCGCATAGACGAGGAAGTTCTTCTCCCTAATGGACGGGGTAAAGATGTGAAGATCGCCTTTATTGCCGACGGTGAACTGGCCCTGCAGGCCAAGAACGCCGGAGCAGACCTGGTGATCAACAAAGAAGAACTGGAAGAAATGGGTAAAGATCGTAAAGGTGCCAAGAAGATCGCCAACAGGCAAGATTTCTTCGTTGCTCAAGCCGATATGATGCCCCTGGTAGGAAGATTCCTGGGACCTGTACTGGGACCCCGGAAGAAAATGCCAAAACCAGTTCCAGCCACCATCAAACCCGAACCCATAATGGAGAGGCTTAAAAGCACAGTAAAAGTGAGAATAAAAGACCAGCCAGTTATACAGGCATTAGTCGGCACACAGGACATGGATGATGAGCTCATTGCAGCCAACATCGAAGCAATTCTGGTAGTGCTGGATCAAAAACTGGAAAAAGGGCGCAACCAGGTAAAATCCATGTACGTGAAAACCACCATGGGCCCTGTAGCGAGGGTGATCTAA
- a CDS encoding ribosomal protein L10 (PFAM: Ribosomal protein L10): MPHVAEWKKEEVKELKELISSHPVVGMADLSDIPAPQLQKMRQSLRGSAKLKMSRKTLMDLALNDSPKTNVKVLVDHMDGQPALIFTEMNPFRLYKILEDSKTPAPARAGSIAIDDIVVPKGDTGFMPGPILGELQKIGIPAKIEKGKIVITEDKTIVAEGDVISRDVAGMLTRLDIYPLEVGINLKAAYEDETVYTSDILFIDEDKTLSDIQKAYTQALNLSVNAVVFNSVSTPVIISKAAGEALNLAFNAEVLTSKTTDLLLAKAYSQMLAVASEASAQNAEAVDDELREKLSATASAAAAKPAEEEKEEDEEEEEEEDKEEDAAAGLGALFG; the protein is encoded by the coding sequence ATGCCACATGTAGCCGAGTGGAAAAAAGAAGAGGTTAAAGAGCTTAAAGAACTGATCTCAAGCCATCCTGTAGTGGGAATGGCAGATCTTTCCGACATACCAGCCCCTCAGCTCCAGAAGATGCGTCAGAGCCTGCGAGGAAGTGCCAAGCTCAAGATGTCCAGGAAGACCCTGATGGATCTGGCCTTAAATGATTCGCCAAAAACCAATGTTAAAGTGCTTGTAGATCATATGGATGGTCAGCCAGCCTTAATATTCACAGAGATGAACCCCTTCAGACTCTACAAAATCCTAGAAGACAGCAAAACTCCTGCTCCTGCTAGAGCGGGAAGTATAGCCATCGATGATATTGTAGTACCTAAAGGTGATACTGGTTTCATGCCCGGCCCTATACTGGGAGAACTACAAAAAATCGGTATCCCTGCCAAGATAGAAAAGGGTAAAATAGTTATAACTGAAGATAAAACCATAGTTGCTGAGGGAGATGTAATCTCACGTGACGTGGCCGGTATGTTGACCCGTCTTGATATCTATCCCCTAGAAGTGGGAATCAACCTTAAGGCAGCTTATGAAGATGAAACAGTCTACACCTCTGACATCCTATTCATAGATGAGGATAAAACTTTATCTGACATACAGAAAGCATACACTCAGGCACTGAACCTTTCAGTGAATGCAGTGGTGTTCAACAGTGTATCCACCCCTGTTATCATATCCAAAGCAGCAGGAGAAGCACTGAACCTGGCTTTCAATGCAGAAGTATTAACCTCCAAAACAACCGACCTCTTACTGGCCAAGGCCTACTCTCAAATGCTGGCTGTGGCCTCTGAAGCATCAGCACAGAATGCTGAAGCTGTTGACGATGAACTTCGCGAGAAGTTAAGCGCAACTGCAAGTGCAGCGGCAGCTAAACCAGCTGAAGAAGAGAAAGAGGAAGATGAAGAGGAAGAAGAGGAAGAAGATAAAGAAGAGGATGCAGCCGCTGGTTTAGGTGCTCTCTTCGGATGA
- a CDS encoding ribosomal protein L24p/L26e, archaeal (PFAM: Early transcription elongation factor of RNA pol II, NGN section; KOW motif~TIGRFAM: ribosomal protein L24p/L26e, archaeal), whose product MIYAIRTLVGQEKNVARIIARNVKDSGIGVSAVLVPESLRGYILVESSTKLDLQNPAFKVPHMKGAIEGDIPYEEIKSFLKPEPIIASIQKGSIVELISGPFKGEKAKVVRIDESREDVVLELIEAAVPIPVTVKGDQIRLIQKEAD is encoded by the coding sequence TTGATCTATGCAATAAGAACCCTGGTTGGCCAGGAAAAAAACGTGGCCCGAATAATTGCCAGGAATGTTAAAGATAGTGGGATTGGAGTGAGCGCAGTGCTGGTTCCAGAAAGCTTACGTGGATATATCTTAGTTGAATCATCCACCAAGCTGGATCTGCAGAACCCCGCATTTAAAGTGCCCCATATGAAGGGAGCCATAGAAGGAGACATCCCATACGAAGAGATAAAAAGCTTTTTAAAGCCGGAACCAATAATAGCTTCCATACAGAAAGGAAGTATTGTGGAACTGATATCCGGACCATTTAAAGGAGAAAAAGCTAAAGTGGTTCGTATTGATGAATCCAGAGAAGATGTGGTTCTGGAACTTATTGAAGCAGCAGTTCCTATCCCAGTTACAGTTAAAGGTGATCAGATTAGATTAATACAGAAGGAGGCAGATTAA
- a CDS encoding protein translocase SEC61 complex gamma subunit, archaeal and eukaryotic (PFAM: SecE/Sec61-gamma subunits of protein translocation complex~TIGRFAM: protein translocase SEC61 complex gamma subunit, archaeal and eukaryotic) yields the protein MNLNKESMSSFIKQCQRVLKVSRKPDKEEYINVAKVTGIGIILIGVIGFIIIIIAQLIQGTG from the coding sequence ATGAATTTAAACAAAGAATCAATGTCAAGTTTTATAAAACAGTGCCAAAGAGTGCTAAAAGTCTCTAGAAAGCCAGATAAAGAAGAGTACATAAATGTAGCCAAAGTAACCGGTATTGGAATTATCCTGATTGGAGTTATCGGCTTTATAATCATTATAATTGCTCAACTTATTCAAGGTACTGGATAA
- a CDS encoding cell division protein FtsZ (PFAM: Tubulin/FtsZ family, GTPase domain; FtsZ family, C-terminal domain~TIGRFAM: cell division protein FtsZ): MKSIIDNTIKESEKRRDRKASAERRGYDSSIDQELEDIIHRSRAKICVVGTGGGGNNTVSRLTEIGIEGAETISMNTDAQDLFYSVADKKILIGRSTCGGLGAGGMPEVGEECAEESDEEIKEKLDGADMVFVTCGMGGGTGTGSAPVIAKMAKKIGALTIAVATMPFSAEGLRRRENAEKGLERLQNAADTVIVIPNDKLLEVAPNLPINKAFMVADELLGRAVKGITELITKPGLVSLDFADIRSIMMGSGMAMIGMGESDSGDRAIESVHEALNSPLLDLDISNAKGALINISGSSDLTLNEAEKVVQIVADELDPDANIIWGTQIQEELQNTIRTTIVVAGVKSPYIFGIHGEPEYIEERQKEKIPESSLEEFIDGVF, translated from the coding sequence TTGAAATCTATTATAGACAATACCATAAAGGAATCCGAAAAAAGAAGGGATAGAAAGGCATCTGCAGAGCGTCGTGGATATGATAGTAGCATCGACCAAGAATTAGAAGACATCATTCATCGAAGTCGAGCTAAGATCTGTGTGGTTGGAACTGGAGGAGGTGGAAACAATACCGTTTCCAGATTAACTGAGATCGGTATTGAAGGAGCCGAAACAATTTCCATGAACACTGATGCTCAGGATCTGTTCTACTCAGTCGCCGATAAAAAGATATTAATAGGTAGAAGTACTTGCGGAGGACTGGGTGCCGGAGGCATGCCTGAAGTCGGAGAAGAATGCGCCGAAGAAAGTGATGAAGAAATAAAGGAAAAACTCGATGGAGCAGACATGGTCTTCGTGACCTGCGGTATGGGTGGAGGTACCGGAACCGGTTCAGCACCAGTCATTGCCAAAATGGCTAAGAAAATCGGTGCCCTGACCATTGCAGTAGCAACCATGCCATTCAGTGCAGAGGGACTTCGTCGCAGGGAAAACGCAGAAAAAGGATTGGAAAGACTCCAGAACGCTGCGGACACTGTTATAGTCATCCCTAATGACAAACTCCTGGAAGTAGCTCCCAACCTGCCTATTAACAAGGCATTCATGGTGGCTGACGAACTCCTGGGAAGGGCAGTCAAGGGAATAACCGAGCTCATCACCAAACCAGGACTGGTTAGTCTGGACTTTGCAGATATCAGGAGTATTATGATGGGATCTGGCATGGCCATGATTGGTATGGGTGAATCAGACTCAGGAGATCGAGCCATAGAATCTGTTCACGAAGCTTTAAACAGCCCACTTCTCGACCTGGACATCTCCAATGCTAAAGGAGCACTGATAAACATTTCAGGAAGCTCTGATTTGACCCTAAACGAAGCTGAAAAGGTCGTGCAGATTGTAGCCGATGAACTGGACCCTGATGCCAACATTATCTGGGGAACCCAGATCCAAGAAGAACTGCAAAACACCATACGCACCACCATTGTAGTAGCTGGAGTTAAATCACCTTACATCTTTGGCATACATGGTGAACCAGAATACATTGAAGAAAGACAAAAAGAAAAAATACCAGAATCATCCCTGGAAGAATTCATCGACGGTGTTTTTTAA
- a CDS encoding alanyl-tRNA synthetase (PFAM: DHHA1 domain; Threonyl and Alanyl tRNA synthetase second additional domain; tRNA synthetases class II (A)~TIGRFAM: alanine--tRNA ligase; alanyl-tRNA synthetase), with the protein MSVQLEKLGYTKKTCKTCGNDFWSIGERETCGDAPCDEYQFIGNPATPQKYDLFSIHDLFVRFFQERGHTPIRRYPVLAKRWRDDVFLVGASIYNFQPWVTSGQVKPPANPLVVAQPSIRLNDVDNVGRTGRHMTCFTMGAHHAFNSPDDEIYWKDETVKYCHDFITHLGINGEEITFIESWWEGGGNSGPCYEVCVRGVELATLVFIQYRTLPGGEKEEIPLKIVDTGYGLERFAWISQGTPTAYDASFGPVIEELREMAGVELNHHILGENAQVAGMMDIEDIADLKVLRSRVAERLGITVEELKEATEPMEAIYVIADHTRCLAFMLADGVIPSNVKEGYLARLILRRTIRFIKKLGLKESLGNIMNIQLNFLSQTYPEIRNHQEHILRVIELEEKRYQKTIRKGHQMVKKSIKYLKKDKKDEMPLDMLIKLYDSQGLPPDTVEEVARELDFNVNVPDNFYTLVAAEHSEEVVEEKTPVELDFPETNLMFYDEPQETEFTARYMGSYQNNIILDQTIFYPEGGGQPSDTGYLDTGEEKIKVLHAEKLDGIVLHRVEEEKLEKLKHRTGSTLKGKIDWNRRIALARNHTATHLLVAAARKILGDHIWQAGAQKGVKKSRIDLSHYQRISEEELHKIELMANRWVMKNIPLETEWMDRTDAEKKYGFILYQGGVVPGKSIRVVQIPGVDVQACAGTHCDYTGQIGLIKINRTERIQDGVERLEFSAGVAAVESMQTKDALLHDSAAVFKVEANQLPKTSERFFTEWKAFKNDIKRLQKQIAELKTESLVNQTEEINSLSFLSDKVDADIGELVKMVTQLIEEGGVDLVVLGNGEGKIAGAASRKAMDRGIKINEIIKEAAAIMGGGGGGRPNLAQGAGRDVNKISEALEFARSTVKDKLAQKNLNGFG; encoded by the coding sequence ATGTCTGTCCAGTTGGAAAAACTTGGTTACACCAAAAAAACTTGTAAAACCTGTGGAAATGATTTTTGGTCCATTGGTGAACGTGAAACATGTGGCGATGCACCCTGTGATGAATACCAATTCATTGGTAATCCTGCCACACCACAAAAATACGATTTATTCTCCATACATGATCTTTTCGTGCGTTTCTTCCAGGAAAGGGGCCACACACCAATTCGAAGATACCCTGTCCTGGCCAAACGATGGAGAGATGATGTTTTCCTGGTAGGGGCATCCATCTACAATTTCCAGCCATGGGTAACCTCTGGACAGGTTAAACCACCTGCCAATCCACTGGTAGTGGCCCAACCTTCCATTCGTTTGAATGACGTGGATAATGTAGGGCGCACCGGTAGACACATGACCTGTTTCACCATGGGTGCACACCATGCCTTTAATTCTCCAGATGATGAAATTTACTGGAAAGACGAGACAGTTAAATACTGTCATGATTTTATAACTCACCTGGGAATAAATGGAGAAGAGATCACCTTCATTGAATCATGGTGGGAAGGTGGAGGTAACTCCGGACCATGTTATGAAGTCTGCGTGAGGGGAGTGGAACTGGCCACCCTGGTTTTCATACAGTACCGCACCCTGCCTGGAGGGGAAAAGGAAGAAATTCCCTTGAAGATTGTGGACACTGGTTACGGTCTGGAAAGATTCGCCTGGATAAGCCAGGGCACACCCACTGCCTATGATGCATCTTTTGGACCGGTCATAGAGGAATTAAGGGAAATGGCCGGAGTAGAACTCAACCATCACATCCTGGGTGAAAACGCCCAGGTAGCAGGGATGATGGACATTGAGGACATTGCTGATTTGAAAGTGCTGCGCAGCAGGGTGGCAGAGAGATTGGGAATCACCGTGGAAGAGTTGAAAGAAGCCACCGAACCCATGGAAGCTATTTACGTTATTGCTGATCACACCCGATGCCTGGCCTTTATGCTGGCTGATGGTGTTATTCCCTCCAATGTTAAGGAAGGTTATTTAGCTCGTTTAATCCTCCGCCGAACCATACGCTTCATAAAAAAATTAGGACTTAAGGAATCCCTGGGAAACATCATGAACATCCAGTTGAACTTCCTCTCCCAGACCTATCCTGAGATCCGCAACCACCAGGAGCACATTTTACGGGTAATTGAACTTGAAGAAAAAAGATATCAAAAAACCATCCGAAAAGGACACCAGATGGTTAAAAAAAGCATCAAATACCTTAAAAAGGATAAAAAGGACGAAATGCCCCTGGACATGCTCATTAAACTCTATGATTCCCAGGGACTGCCCCCGGACACTGTGGAGGAAGTGGCCAGGGAACTAGACTTCAATGTTAATGTGCCAGATAATTTCTACACTCTGGTAGCAGCCGAGCACTCTGAAGAAGTTGTGGAAGAAAAAACACCAGTTGAACTGGACTTCCCAGAAACCAACCTCATGTTCTACGACGAACCACAGGAAACAGAATTCACAGCCAGATACATGGGATCATACCAGAACAACATAATACTGGATCAAACCATATTCTACCCCGAAGGAGGGGGACAACCCTCAGATACAGGTTACCTGGATACTGGTGAAGAAAAGATCAAGGTATTACATGCTGAAAAGCTGGATGGAATTGTACTGCACCGGGTGGAAGAGGAAAAACTGGAAAAACTCAAACACCGCACCGGGTCAACCCTTAAAGGAAAAATTGACTGGAACCGTAGAATTGCACTGGCCCGTAACCACACCGCAACTCACCTTCTGGTGGCAGCAGCCCGGAAAATTCTTGGAGACCATATCTGGCAGGCTGGAGCACAGAAGGGTGTTAAAAAGTCCCGTATAGACTTATCACATTACCAGCGCATCAGTGAAGAAGAACTCCACAAGATCGAACTCATGGCTAACCGTTGGGTGATGAAAAACATTCCCCTCGAGACAGAGTGGATGGATCGTACTGATGCCGAAAAAAAATACGGATTCATATTATACCAGGGAGGTGTTGTGCCTGGAAAAAGCATCCGGGTAGTTCAAATCCCTGGAGTGGATGTTCAGGCCTGTGCAGGAACACACTGTGACTACACCGGCCAGATAGGCCTCATAAAAATCAACAGAACTGAAAGGATCCAGGATGGAGTGGAACGCCTGGAGTTCTCCGCGGGTGTTGCAGCAGTGGAATCCATGCAGACCAAGGATGCTCTCCTACATGACAGTGCTGCCGTGTTTAAAGTGGAGGCAAACCAGCTTCCCAAGACCAGTGAAAGGTTCTTCACCGAGTGGAAGGCCTTCAAGAATGATATTAAACGTTTGCAAAAACAGATTGCTGAGCTTAAAACCGAATCACTGGTTAATCAAACCGAAGAAATCAACTCTCTATCATTTTTATCAGATAAAGTGGATGCAGATATTGGTGAACTGGTTAAAATGGTCACCCAACTCATCGAGGAGGGAGGAGTGGATCTGGTTGTCCTGGGTAACGGGGAAGGTAAAATTGCCGGTGCTGCATCCAGAAAAGCTATGGATCGAGGAATTAAAATCAACGAGATCATCAAGGAAGCTGCTGCCATAATGGGTGGTGGAGGTGGTGGCAGACCTAACCTGGCCCAGGGTGCAGGTCGAGATGTAAATAAAATCTCAGAAGCCCTGGAATTTGCACGCAGCACTGTGAAGGACAAACTGGCCCAGAAAAACCTTAATGGATTTGGATAA